A genomic region of Octopus sinensis linkage group LG2, ASM634580v1, whole genome shotgun sequence contains the following coding sequences:
- the LOC115230587 gene encoding survival motor neuron protein isoform X1 codes for MLQELCGGLLQFEAMMIFDTDDSDIWDDTALIKAYDNAVDNIKAQLDDKMDSEQSPTNENVNCQQSRKSKKQTKKKNKCKWKVGDECLATYTEDCLLYEAKIISINYEDDTCFVRYSGYGNEEQQQLCDLLLPDSKSFTSDAQMDSSKCYHNEPAQSQKSHKRRSGKNKSAKGKNCDKSSSNPWMPPFLGMPNGANPFAGMYAPPWAGMPSPHRHMNLPNIPPPPPPMASWDMDNNEALCSMLMSWYMSGYHTGYYQGLKSKQN; via the exons atgcttcaagaactctgcgGAGGTCTCTTGCAGTTCGaagcaatgatgattttt GACACAGATGATTCTGATATCTGGGATGATACAGCACTTATTAAAGCTTATGACAATGCAGTTGATAACATAAAG GCACAACTTGATGATAAAATGGACTCTGAGCAAAGCCCAACTAATGAGAATGTAAATTGTCAACAAAgtagaaaaagcaaaaaacaaacaaagaagaaaaataaatgcaag TGGAAAGTTGGAGATGAGTGCCTGGCTACCTACACAGAAGACTGTTTACTTTATGAAGCCAAAATAATATCAATCAACTATGAAGATGATACTTGTTTTGTCCGCTACTCTGGTTATGGCAATGAAGAACAGCAACAGTTATGTGACCTGCTTTTACCTGATTCCAAATCTTTCACTTCAGATGCTCag atgGATTCCAGCAAATGTTACCACAATGAACCAGCACAATCACAGAAAAGTCACAAAAGGCGATCTGGTAAAAACAAATCAGCTAAAGGTAAAAATTGTGACAAAAGCAGTTCAAATCCCTGGATGCCACCATTCTTAGGAATGCCTAATGGTGCA AACCCTTTTGCTGGAATGTATGCACCACCTTGGGCAGGAATGCCTTCTCCACACAGACACATG aaCTTGCCAAATAtccctccaccacctcctccaatgGCCAGCTGGGACATGGATAATAATGAAGCTCTCTGTAGTATGTTAATGTCATGGTATATGAGTGGTTACCACACAGGATACTATCAG GGCTTAAAGAGTAAACAAAATTAA
- the LOC115230587 gene encoding survival motor neuron protein isoform X2 — protein sequence MKITLELYALQRHQLSDTDDSDIWDDTALIKAYDNAVDNIKAQLDDKMDSEQSPTNENVNCQQSRKSKKQTKKKNKCKWKVGDECLATYTEDCLLYEAKIISINYEDDTCFVRYSGYGNEEQQQLCDLLLPDSKSFTSDAQMDSSKCYHNEPAQSQKSHKRRSGKNKSAKGKNCDKSSSNPWMPPFLGMPNGANPFAGMYAPPWAGMPSPHRHMNLPNIPPPPPPMASWDMDNNEALCSMLMSWYMSGYHTGYYQGLKSKQN from the exons ATGAAAATAACTCTTGAATTGTATGCCCTACAGCGACATCAGCtctct GACACAGATGATTCTGATATCTGGGATGATACAGCACTTATTAAAGCTTATGACAATGCAGTTGATAACATAAAG GCACAACTTGATGATAAAATGGACTCTGAGCAAAGCCCAACTAATGAGAATGTAAATTGTCAACAAAgtagaaaaagcaaaaaacaaacaaagaagaaaaataaatgcaag TGGAAAGTTGGAGATGAGTGCCTGGCTACCTACACAGAAGACTGTTTACTTTATGAAGCCAAAATAATATCAATCAACTATGAAGATGATACTTGTTTTGTCCGCTACTCTGGTTATGGCAATGAAGAACAGCAACAGTTATGTGACCTGCTTTTACCTGATTCCAAATCTTTCACTTCAGATGCTCag atgGATTCCAGCAAATGTTACCACAATGAACCAGCACAATCACAGAAAAGTCACAAAAGGCGATCTGGTAAAAACAAATCAGCTAAAGGTAAAAATTGTGACAAAAGCAGTTCAAATCCCTGGATGCCACCATTCTTAGGAATGCCTAATGGTGCA AACCCTTTTGCTGGAATGTATGCACCACCTTGGGCAGGAATGCCTTCTCCACACAGACACATG aaCTTGCCAAATAtccctccaccacctcctccaatgGCCAGCTGGGACATGGATAATAATGAAGCTCTCTGTAGTATGTTAATGTCATGGTATATGAGTGGTTACCACACAGGATACTATCAG GGCTTAAAGAGTAAACAAAATTAA
- the LOC115230587 gene encoding survival motor neuron protein isoform X5 — MAEANLFTDTDDSDIWDDTALIKAYDNAVDNIKAQLDDKMDSEQSPTNENVNCQQSRKSKKQTKKKNKCKWKVGDECLATYTEDCLLYEAKIISINYEDDTCFVRYSGYGNEEQQQLCDLLLPDSKSFTSDAQMDSSKCYHNEPAQSQKSHKRRSGKNKSAKGKNCDKSSSNPWMPPFLGMPNGANPFAGMYAPPWAGMPSPHRHMNLPNIPPPPPPMASWDMDNNEALCSMLMSWYMSGYHTGYYQGLKSKQN; from the exons atggctGAAGCAAACTTGTTTACG GACACAGATGATTCTGATATCTGGGATGATACAGCACTTATTAAAGCTTATGACAATGCAGTTGATAACATAAAG GCACAACTTGATGATAAAATGGACTCTGAGCAAAGCCCAACTAATGAGAATGTAAATTGTCAACAAAgtagaaaaagcaaaaaacaaacaaagaagaaaaataaatgcaag TGGAAAGTTGGAGATGAGTGCCTGGCTACCTACACAGAAGACTGTTTACTTTATGAAGCCAAAATAATATCAATCAACTATGAAGATGATACTTGTTTTGTCCGCTACTCTGGTTATGGCAATGAAGAACAGCAACAGTTATGTGACCTGCTTTTACCTGATTCCAAATCTTTCACTTCAGATGCTCag atgGATTCCAGCAAATGTTACCACAATGAACCAGCACAATCACAGAAAAGTCACAAAAGGCGATCTGGTAAAAACAAATCAGCTAAAGGTAAAAATTGTGACAAAAGCAGTTCAAATCCCTGGATGCCACCATTCTTAGGAATGCCTAATGGTGCA AACCCTTTTGCTGGAATGTATGCACCACCTTGGGCAGGAATGCCTTCTCCACACAGACACATG aaCTTGCCAAATAtccctccaccacctcctccaatgGCCAGCTGGGACATGGATAATAATGAAGCTCTCTGTAGTATGTTAATGTCATGGTATATGAGTGGTTACCACACAGGATACTATCAG GGCTTAAAGAGTAAACAAAATTAA
- the LOC115230587 gene encoding survival motor neuron protein isoform X3 translates to MSETNGYLVFQRGQDTDDSDIWDDTALIKAYDNAVDNIKAQLDDKMDSEQSPTNENVNCQQSRKSKKQTKKKNKCKWKVGDECLATYTEDCLLYEAKIISINYEDDTCFVRYSGYGNEEQQQLCDLLLPDSKSFTSDAQMDSSKCYHNEPAQSQKSHKRRSGKNKSAKGKNCDKSSSNPWMPPFLGMPNGANPFAGMYAPPWAGMPSPHRHMNLPNIPPPPPPMASWDMDNNEALCSMLMSWYMSGYHTGYYQGLKSKQN, encoded by the exons atGTCAGAAACTAATGGTTACCTTGTATTCCAACGAGGTCAG GACACAGATGATTCTGATATCTGGGATGATACAGCACTTATTAAAGCTTATGACAATGCAGTTGATAACATAAAG GCACAACTTGATGATAAAATGGACTCTGAGCAAAGCCCAACTAATGAGAATGTAAATTGTCAACAAAgtagaaaaagcaaaaaacaaacaaagaagaaaaataaatgcaag TGGAAAGTTGGAGATGAGTGCCTGGCTACCTACACAGAAGACTGTTTACTTTATGAAGCCAAAATAATATCAATCAACTATGAAGATGATACTTGTTTTGTCCGCTACTCTGGTTATGGCAATGAAGAACAGCAACAGTTATGTGACCTGCTTTTACCTGATTCCAAATCTTTCACTTCAGATGCTCag atgGATTCCAGCAAATGTTACCACAATGAACCAGCACAATCACAGAAAAGTCACAAAAGGCGATCTGGTAAAAACAAATCAGCTAAAGGTAAAAATTGTGACAAAAGCAGTTCAAATCCCTGGATGCCACCATTCTTAGGAATGCCTAATGGTGCA AACCCTTTTGCTGGAATGTATGCACCACCTTGGGCAGGAATGCCTTCTCCACACAGACACATG aaCTTGCCAAATAtccctccaccacctcctccaatgGCCAGCTGGGACATGGATAATAATGAAGCTCTCTGTAGTATGTTAATGTCATGGTATATGAGTGGTTACCACACAGGATACTATCAG GGCTTAAAGAGTAAACAAAATTAA
- the LOC115230587 gene encoding survival motor neuron protein isoform X4, translating to MDKTLDQQPAHDTDDSDIWDDTALIKAYDNAVDNIKAQLDDKMDSEQSPTNENVNCQQSRKSKKQTKKKNKCKWKVGDECLATYTEDCLLYEAKIISINYEDDTCFVRYSGYGNEEQQQLCDLLLPDSKSFTSDAQMDSSKCYHNEPAQSQKSHKRRSGKNKSAKGKNCDKSSSNPWMPPFLGMPNGANPFAGMYAPPWAGMPSPHRHMNLPNIPPPPPPMASWDMDNNEALCSMLMSWYMSGYHTGYYQGLKSKQN from the exons ATGGATAAAACACTGGATCAGCAACCAGCTCAT GACACAGATGATTCTGATATCTGGGATGATACAGCACTTATTAAAGCTTATGACAATGCAGTTGATAACATAAAG GCACAACTTGATGATAAAATGGACTCTGAGCAAAGCCCAACTAATGAGAATGTAAATTGTCAACAAAgtagaaaaagcaaaaaacaaacaaagaagaaaaataaatgcaag TGGAAAGTTGGAGATGAGTGCCTGGCTACCTACACAGAAGACTGTTTACTTTATGAAGCCAAAATAATATCAATCAACTATGAAGATGATACTTGTTTTGTCCGCTACTCTGGTTATGGCAATGAAGAACAGCAACAGTTATGTGACCTGCTTTTACCTGATTCCAAATCTTTCACTTCAGATGCTCag atgGATTCCAGCAAATGTTACCACAATGAACCAGCACAATCACAGAAAAGTCACAAAAGGCGATCTGGTAAAAACAAATCAGCTAAAGGTAAAAATTGTGACAAAAGCAGTTCAAATCCCTGGATGCCACCATTCTTAGGAATGCCTAATGGTGCA AACCCTTTTGCTGGAATGTATGCACCACCTTGGGCAGGAATGCCTTCTCCACACAGACACATG aaCTTGCCAAATAtccctccaccacctcctccaatgGCCAGCTGGGACATGGATAATAATGAAGCTCTCTGTAGTATGTTAATGTCATGGTATATGAGTGGTTACCACACAGGATACTATCAG GGCTTAAAGAGTAAACAAAATTAA
- the LOC115230587 gene encoding survival of motor neuron protein isoform X6 → MDSEQSPTNENVNCQQSRKSKKQTKKKNKCKWKVGDECLATYTEDCLLYEAKIISINYEDDTCFVRYSGYGNEEQQQLCDLLLPDSKSFTSDAQMDSSKCYHNEPAQSQKSHKRRSGKNKSAKGKNCDKSSSNPWMPPFLGMPNGANPFAGMYAPPWAGMPSPHRHMNLPNIPPPPPPMASWDMDNNEALCSMLMSWYMSGYHTGYYQGLKSKQN, encoded by the exons ATGGACTCTGAGCAAAGCCCAACTAATGAGAATGTAAATTGTCAACAAAgtagaaaaagcaaaaaacaaacaaagaagaaaaataaatgcaag TGGAAAGTTGGAGATGAGTGCCTGGCTACCTACACAGAAGACTGTTTACTTTATGAAGCCAAAATAATATCAATCAACTATGAAGATGATACTTGTTTTGTCCGCTACTCTGGTTATGGCAATGAAGAACAGCAACAGTTATGTGACCTGCTTTTACCTGATTCCAAATCTTTCACTTCAGATGCTCag atgGATTCCAGCAAATGTTACCACAATGAACCAGCACAATCACAGAAAAGTCACAAAAGGCGATCTGGTAAAAACAAATCAGCTAAAGGTAAAAATTGTGACAAAAGCAGTTCAAATCCCTGGATGCCACCATTCTTAGGAATGCCTAATGGTGCA AACCCTTTTGCTGGAATGTATGCACCACCTTGGGCAGGAATGCCTTCTCCACACAGACACATG aaCTTGCCAAATAtccctccaccacctcctccaatgGCCAGCTGGGACATGGATAATAATGAAGCTCTCTGTAGTATGTTAATGTCATGGTATATGAGTGGTTACCACACAGGATACTATCAG GGCTTAAAGAGTAAACAAAATTAA